From the genome of Arthrobacter alpinus, one region includes:
- a CDS encoding tyrosine-type recombinase/integrase: MASIKKRPNGQWRARYRDADGKEHSRHFRLKSKSATAKPGEISAQEWLDEVTAAMVTGNYVDPKSAKLTVGEWCETWLKGYANNRPSSVKQAKSHVKRIEAAFGKRTLASVRPSEIKSWTAKLKADGLADSTIYALHSRLSHIFSDAVHDGLLPKSPLSRRTSPPMGKQRPYVATTEQVWALYDAMDAWTKPGILLGAFAGLRVAEAMALRTKDIDFMRGVISPAVQYPDEPLKSETAKTPIPIPRELAVMLNRNPSILGSETIVAAEHGRTMAPYTFETRFRDARETIEGLPDGFRFHDLRHYFASLLISEGLDVKVVQARLRHASAKTTLDTYSHMWPDKDEASRTAVAGVLAARKKSLGGLSEKSGS; the protein is encoded by the coding sequence ATGGCGTCGATAAAGAAGCGCCCTAACGGTCAGTGGCGCGCCCGGTATCGTGATGCCGATGGCAAGGAGCATTCGCGTCATTTTCGGCTGAAGAGTAAGAGCGCCACTGCGAAGCCTGGCGAGATCAGTGCGCAGGAGTGGCTGGATGAGGTCACGGCCGCGATGGTTACCGGCAACTATGTTGACCCCAAGAGTGCGAAGCTGACTGTGGGGGAGTGGTGTGAGACTTGGCTAAAGGGCTACGCGAACAACCGTCCGTCATCAGTGAAGCAGGCAAAGTCCCACGTGAAGCGGATCGAGGCGGCGTTCGGGAAGCGCACGTTGGCCAGTGTGCGACCGTCTGAGATCAAATCCTGGACCGCCAAGCTGAAGGCTGATGGTCTGGCGGACTCCACAATCTACGCGCTCCACAGCCGCCTGTCACACATCTTCTCTGACGCCGTTCATGACGGACTGTTGCCCAAGTCTCCGCTAAGTCGGCGCACGTCCCCGCCGATGGGCAAGCAGCGACCCTACGTGGCCACGACGGAGCAGGTATGGGCTCTCTACGACGCCATGGATGCGTGGACTAAGCCGGGCATCCTCCTCGGCGCTTTCGCTGGCCTTCGCGTTGCCGAAGCTATGGCGCTAAGGACGAAAGACATCGACTTCATGCGCGGTGTCATTTCGCCCGCTGTTCAATATCCAGACGAGCCGTTGAAGTCCGAAACAGCCAAGACCCCGATCCCCATCCCGCGTGAGCTTGCCGTAATGCTCAATCGCAACCCGTCCATTCTTGGATCTGAAACCATCGTCGCTGCCGAGCATGGCCGGACGATGGCACCCTACACATTTGAGACACGATTCCGAGACGCCAGAGAAACCATCGAAGGTCTTCCCGATGGTTTTCGCTTCCATGATCTCCGGCACTACTTCGCGTCACTCCTGATCTCCGAAGGCCTTGACGTTAAGGTTGTCCAAGCGCGGCTGAGGCACGCATCCGCCAAGACCACCTTGGATACCTACAGTCACATGTGGCCAGACAAAGACGAGGCTTCGAGGACCGCGGTTGCCGGCGTCCTTGCGGCACGCAAAAAGTCGCTGGGCGGACTAAGCGAGAAATCGGGCTCGTGA
- a CDS encoding GAF domain-containing protein, protein MTENEGLEHIVPALIFCSAYNVMLHVADGYDCLMPAISPPNPIVTLWAWFSYQSSRFAPWTLVLASLGALCGGAMLSSSDLTLGVRVLGIGVGLVTALPSAGNLYWDSKNEDAEDVTAARERVMDESIPPLLEDICSLAASPKKTRQAALKQASNTVVKDLLVAYSGVQGVRAVVYMISDDTKRMTPLAKAGRSQRPGDFVRGSVRGDKAFETLSIADNFLFEPNIAQASDQWAGSGSGYVTFISAPIRVGRTGYGLLTLDAPKVGDLDARDGSTVSLLAATLSIYFSEANRTARNGG, encoded by the coding sequence ATGACAGAAAATGAGGGCCTGGAACACATTGTTCCGGCCCTCATTTTCTGCAGTGCCTACAATGTCATGCTTCATGTTGCTGACGGGTACGATTGCCTGATGCCTGCTATCTCGCCCCCTAACCCCATAGTCACCCTGTGGGCGTGGTTTTCTTATCAGTCCTCACGATTTGCGCCTTGGACCCTTGTGCTAGCAAGCTTGGGTGCACTGTGCGGCGGGGCCATGCTGAGCAGCAGCGATCTTACGCTGGGGGTCAGGGTCTTAGGTATCGGGGTAGGACTCGTCACCGCATTACCTTCGGCAGGCAACCTTTACTGGGATTCCAAAAACGAGGACGCCGAAGATGTAACTGCGGCAAGAGAACGAGTCATGGATGAATCCATACCGCCTCTCTTGGAAGACATTTGTTCGCTAGCCGCCTCACCGAAGAAAACTAGGCAAGCCGCACTGAAGCAAGCGTCGAATACAGTAGTCAAGGATCTATTGGTTGCCTACTCTGGCGTCCAGGGAGTGCGGGCCGTCGTCTACATGATTTCAGACGATACAAAGCGAATGACACCCTTAGCCAAAGCTGGCAGATCCCAGCGCCCAGGAGACTTCGTGCGCGGCTCGGTCCGCGGTGACAAAGCCTTCGAGACACTGAGTATTGCAGATAACTTCTTGTTCGAACCCAACATAGCCCAAGCATCAGATCAATGGGCCGGCAGCGGCAGCGGATACGTGACCTTCATCTCCGCGCCAATCAGGGTTGGACGAACTGGATATGGCCTCCTAACACTCGATGCCCCAAAGGTTGGGGACCTCGACGCGAGAGATGGCTCCACGGTGTCATTGCTTGCGGCGACACTAAGTATTTATTTTTCTGAAGCTAACCGCACTGCAAGAAATGGAGGTTAG
- the glnA gene encoding type I glutamate--ammonia ligase, producing the protein MFKNAEEVLQFIKDEDIKFVDIRFTDLPGVQQHFNVPAKTVDLDFFVNGQLFDGSSIRGFQGIAESDMQLIPDPKTAFVDTFRLEKTLALNFSIVNPRTGDPYHRDPRGVAEKAEAYLASTGIADTAFFGAEAEFFVFDNIQYESSPQGSFYKIDSEEAYWNTGRKEEGGNLGYKTPIKGGYFPVAPIDHQADLRDAMCLEMDAAGLEVERSHHEVGAAGQAEINYKFNTLTHAADDMQKFKYVIKNTAWAWGKSVTFMPKPVFGDNGSGMHCHQSLWTGGDPLFYDEKGYAGLSDMARWYIGGLLKHADAVLAFTNPTVNSYRRLVKGFEAPVNMVYSQGNRSAGIRIPITGSNPKAKRLEFRAPDPSSNPYLAFSAQLMAGLDGIKNRIEPPAPIDKDLYELPPEEAKDIPKAPESLDEALIALENDNEFLQAGGVFTQDLIDTWIEYKREYEIKPLQLRPNPYEFELYYGC; encoded by the coding sequence ATGTTCAAGAACGCTGAAGAAGTCCTGCAGTTCATCAAGGACGAAGATATTAAATTCGTCGACATCCGATTCACCGACCTGCCAGGCGTCCAGCAGCACTTCAACGTGCCCGCCAAGACCGTGGACCTTGACTTCTTTGTCAACGGCCAGCTCTTTGACGGCTCCTCCATCCGTGGTTTCCAGGGCATCGCCGAATCAGACATGCAGCTGATCCCGGATCCCAAGACCGCCTTTGTTGACACGTTTCGCCTGGAGAAGACCCTCGCGTTGAATTTCTCCATCGTGAACCCGCGCACAGGTGATCCGTACCACCGCGACCCGCGCGGCGTTGCCGAAAAGGCCGAGGCCTACCTGGCCTCCACGGGCATTGCCGACACCGCGTTTTTTGGTGCAGAAGCCGAATTCTTCGTCTTCGACAACATCCAGTACGAGTCCTCCCCGCAGGGTTCCTTCTACAAGATCGACTCCGAAGAGGCTTACTGGAACACCGGCCGCAAGGAAGAGGGCGGCAACCTCGGCTACAAGACCCCCATCAAGGGCGGCTACTTCCCGGTGGCCCCGATCGACCACCAGGCCGACCTGCGTGACGCCATGTGCCTTGAAATGGATGCCGCCGGTCTTGAGGTTGAGCGCTCCCACCACGAGGTCGGTGCCGCCGGCCAGGCTGAAATCAACTACAAGTTCAACACCCTCACCCACGCAGCCGATGACATGCAGAAGTTCAAGTACGTCATCAAGAACACTGCCTGGGCATGGGGGAAGTCAGTGACGTTCATGCCCAAGCCCGTCTTCGGTGACAACGGTTCGGGCATGCACTGCCACCAGTCACTGTGGACCGGTGGCGATCCCTTGTTCTACGACGAGAAGGGTTACGCTGGCCTGTCCGACATGGCCCGCTGGTACATTGGCGGCCTGCTCAAGCACGCCGACGCCGTGCTGGCTTTCACCAACCCGACGGTGAACTCCTACCGTCGCCTGGTCAAGGGCTTCGAGGCCCCCGTGAACATGGTGTACTCGCAGGGCAACCGCTCCGCTGGTATCCGTATTCCGATCACGGGATCCAACCCCAAAGCCAAGCGCCTTGAGTTCCGTGCACCGGACCCCTCCTCCAACCCGTACCTGGCGTTCTCGGCGCAGCTTATGGCAGGCCTTGACGGGATCAAGAACCGGATCGAACCCCCGGCTCCCATCGACAAGGACTTGTACGAGCTGCCCCCGGAGGAAGCCAAGGACATCCCCAAGGCCCCCGAGTCGCTCGACGAGGCGCTGATTGCCCTGGAGAACGACAACGAGTTCTTGCAGGCTGGTGGCGTATTCACCCAGGACCTGATTGACACGTGGATCGAATACAAGCGCGAATATGAGATCAAGCCGCTGCAATTGCGCCCGAACCCGTACGAGTTCGAGCTCTACTACGGCTGCTAG
- a CDS encoding RDD family protein, whose translation MVDRKDIGSWLSGPDTSNISKFPGERLGQPESGRGSMARAGRRILAICIDWGLSYLIAIAFFDANPTAILAIFAAEQMLLVGTLGYSVGHRIMGIEVVRLDGRQPTLLDGVVRAVLLCLVIPAIITDADHRGLHDRAIKSILIRR comes from the coding sequence GTGGTAGATCGTAAAGACATAGGCTCCTGGCTCAGTGGGCCGGACACTTCCAATATATCCAAATTTCCCGGCGAGCGTTTAGGCCAGCCCGAATCGGGCCGAGGATCCATGGCGCGGGCGGGCCGGCGCATCCTGGCAATTTGCATCGACTGGGGTCTGTCGTACCTGATCGCCATCGCCTTTTTCGATGCGAACCCGACCGCCATCCTGGCCATTTTTGCTGCCGAGCAAATGCTCCTAGTGGGCACCCTTGGCTACAGCGTGGGCCACCGGATTATGGGCATCGAAGTGGTACGGCTCGATGGCCGGCAACCTACCCTGCTCGACGGGGTGGTGCGTGCCGTGCTCCTGTGCCTGGTGATTCCGGCCATCATCACCGATGCTGACCATCGCGGCCTCCACGACCGGGCCATCAAGTCCATCTTGATCCGGCGCTAA
- a CDS encoding DUF4191 domain-containing protein, with product MAKTTDSGHLDADKPKRSLFSRTPKADKPKKVKKPGRIKQMVDIFKMTRRHDPMVLWLMLGAFFGLILVSLLVTLLVSPGNWITGLLLGIPLGLLGALLIMSRRAERAAYAQIEGKPGAAGAALSSLKRGWIFDEQPAAVNPRTQDVVFRAIGKPGIILVTEGPSARVKGLVDAERRRLNRILPNVTVTVIETGKGEGQTSIAKVTKKMNKLKGELTKVEVSAVNKRISSMGNKLPIPKGIDPYKARPDRKASRGR from the coding sequence ATGGCCAAAACCACTGACTCCGGGCACCTCGACGCTGACAAACCCAAGCGCTCACTCTTTTCACGCACCCCCAAGGCCGACAAGCCGAAGAAGGTCAAAAAGCCGGGCCGCATCAAGCAAATGGTGGACATCTTCAAGATGACCCGCCGCCACGACCCCATGGTCTTGTGGCTGATGCTTGGCGCTTTCTTTGGATTGATCCTTGTCTCCTTGCTGGTGACACTGCTGGTATCCCCGGGCAACTGGATCACCGGTTTGCTACTGGGCATCCCGCTGGGTTTGCTGGGCGCCTTGTTGATCATGTCGCGCCGCGCCGAGCGTGCAGCGTACGCCCAGATTGAGGGCAAGCCCGGGGCCGCCGGTGCCGCATTGAGCTCGTTGAAGCGTGGCTGGATCTTTGATGAGCAGCCCGCCGCCGTCAACCCGCGCACCCAGGATGTGGTGTTCCGTGCCATCGGCAAGCCCGGCATTATCCTGGTGACCGAGGGGCCCTCCGCCCGCGTGAAGGGATTGGTTGATGCCGAACGACGTCGTTTGAACCGGATCCTGCCCAACGTCACCGTCACCGTCATTGAGACCGGCAAGGGTGAGGGCCAGACCTCCATCGCCAAGGTCACCAAGAAGATGAACAAGCTCAAGGGCGAACTGACCAAGGTTGAGGTCAGCGCCGTCAACAAGCGCATCTCCTCCATGGGCAACAAACTGCCGATCCCCAAGGGGATCGACCCGTACAAGGCCCGCCCAGACCGCAAGGCCTCACGCGGACGCTAA
- the lipA gene encoding lipoyl synthase, whose product MTLAPEGRKLLRIEQRNAAVPVERKPEWMKAKVSMGPEYIAMKNLVKGQGLHTVCEEAGCPNIFECWEDREATFLIGGSECTRRCDFCQIDTGKPSPIDRFEPTKVARSVVKMNLRYATVTGVARDDLEDEGVWLYAETVRKIHELNPNTGVELLIPDFSGKPDNIAAICESNPEVFAHNVETVPRIFKRIRPAFRYERSLDVISQGRDHGMVTKSNLILGMGETREEISQALQDLHDAGTDLITITQYLRPSERHLPVDRWVKPAEFLELNQEADEIGFLGVMSGPLVRSSYRAGRLWATAMRKKGRDIPEHLAHIAEGIEDAGHTRQEAASLIAAH is encoded by the coding sequence GTGACGTTGGCACCTGAAGGACGTAAGTTGTTGCGGATTGAGCAGCGTAATGCTGCTGTTCCGGTGGAGCGTAAGCCGGAGTGGATGAAGGCCAAGGTGTCCATGGGCCCGGAGTACATTGCCATGAAGAACCTGGTCAAGGGTCAGGGCCTGCATACCGTGTGTGAGGAGGCGGGCTGCCCGAACATCTTCGAGTGCTGGGAAGACCGGGAGGCCACGTTCTTGATCGGCGGTTCGGAATGTACCCGGCGCTGTGATTTCTGCCAGATCGATACCGGTAAGCCGTCCCCGATTGACAGGTTTGAGCCCACCAAGGTGGCCCGCTCCGTGGTGAAGATGAACTTGCGCTACGCCACCGTCACCGGTGTGGCCCGCGACGACCTCGAGGATGAGGGTGTGTGGCTCTATGCCGAGACGGTGCGCAAGATTCACGAGCTGAACCCGAACACCGGCGTCGAGCTGCTGATCCCGGACTTCTCCGGCAAGCCCGATAACATTGCCGCGATCTGTGAGTCCAACCCGGAGGTGTTCGCCCACAATGTGGAGACGGTGCCGCGGATTTTCAAGCGCATCCGTCCCGCGTTCCGTTACGAGCGCTCCCTGGACGTCATCAGCCAGGGCCGCGATCACGGCATGGTGACCAAGTCGAACCTGATCCTGGGGATGGGTGAGACCCGGGAAGAAATCAGCCAGGCACTGCAGGATTTGCACGACGCCGGCACGGACCTGATCACCATCACCCAGTACCTGCGCCCCTCCGAACGGCACCTGCCCGTGGACCGTTGGGTCAAGCCTGCGGAATTTTTGGAACTGAACCAGGAAGCCGACGAGATCGGTTTTCTGGGGGTCATGTCCGGGCCGCTGGTGCGTTCCTCCTACCGGGCCGGGCGGCTCTGGGCAACAGCCATGCGCAAAAAAGGCCGCGACATCCCCGAACACCTCGCCCACATCGCCGAAGGCATCGAGGACGCCGGCCATACCCGCCAGGAAGCCGCCTCCCTCATCGCAGCACACTAA